The Lutibacter sp. A64 genome segment GGTAGTATAAAAACGGTTCCTATTACAAGACAAGATGCCTACATGAGAAATAATTATGAAAAAGCATATAATGTAGATGTTAGAGATGGTGATTTAGCTTCAACAAAATTTTATGATAAAGATGAAGATGATTTAGATGTGAAACCTCGTATGTATAATTCCCCTATTAAACCAAGAGAAATTGGTGAAAGTGGCTTAATAAAACAACAATACGATACAGAAAAAAGAAATACATTAATTAGTAATAAAACTCGAGTTTATAAAGGAGGTTCTTGGAGAGATAGAGAATATTGGTTAGATCCATCTCAAAGAAGATATTTACCAGAATATATGGCTACAAACTATATTGGTTTTAGATGTGTAACTGATAAAATTGGACCTATGAACTTTAAAAGTAGAACTCCTACTTCAACAAAAGTTAGATATTAAAATTATTTAAATAAAACACAAACCTCATTGAAGTTTCAATGAGGTTTTTTTTATACATAAATTTATCAATTCATACATTAAATTTAATTAATTTTATAAAATTAAAATATACTTATTAAAACGTTTATTGTAGATAAAATAAATATTTTATACTTATGAAAATTGAACAATTATACAGCTTATATACCCAAAGCTATTTAGTAGATACAGATACCAGAAATATTAGAAAAGGAAGTATTTTTTTCGCATTAAAAGGAGCTAATTTTAACGGAAATAAATTTGCTAAAGAAGCACTTAACAGCGGCGCATCATATGCCGTAATTGACGAAAAAGAATATCAAAACAATTCAAACACAATATTAGTTGACAATGTTTTAGAAACACTTCAAAAATTAGCTAAATACCATAGAGAACAATTACGTATACCAATAATTTCTTTAACAGGAAGTAACGGAAAAACAACAACTAAAGAACTTATTAATTGTGTTTTATCAAAAAAATATAAAACCACTGCTACAACCGGTAACCTCAACAATCATATAGGAGTACCATTAACACTGTTAACAATTCAACCTACTACAGAAATTGGAATTATTGAAATGGGAGCTAACCATTTAAATGAAATTAATTTTTTATGCCATATTGTAAAACCAAATTTTGGATTAATCACCAATTTTGGAAAAGCACATTTAGAGGGTTTTGGAAGTATTGAAGGTGTTATTAAAGCAAAATCTGAATTATACAATTTTTTAAAAGAAACAAAAGAAACTGCCTTTATCAACTCAGATGATACTGAGCAATTAAAACAATCTAAAAACATTAACTCTGTTATCTTTAATAATTCAAAAATTAAATTTATTGAAGTAAACCCTTTTGTTAAAGTCCAATTTCAAAACACAAATATTCAAAGCAAATTAATTGGAAAATACAATTTTAATAATATCTCTGCTGCCATTGCAATAGGTAATTATTTTAAAGTTCCATTAAAAGATATTAAAGATGCTATTGAAAATTATGAACCAACTAATAACAGATCTCAAATAATAAACAAAGGAAGTCTAAAAATAATTTTAGACGCATACAATGCAAATCCAAGTAGCATGAAAGCTGCATTAGAAAATTTTAGTTTATTAAAAGACAGTCAAAAAGTTGTTATTTTAGGAGATATGTTTGAATTAGGAGAAACAAGCACTAAAGAACACCAGCAAATTGCTGATTATGCTAATTCCTTAAATTTTGACAAACTTATATTAATAGGAAAAGCATTTTCTACAATAATTGCAAAAAATGCTTTAACATATACTTGTTTTGAAGATTTTGAAACTTCAAATAAAGATTTAAATTTAAAAAATACCTCTTTATTAATTAAAGGTTCTAGAGGTATGGCTTTAGAAAGAGTTTTAAACCTCTTCTAATTTTAATTTTTCTCTATGATATTCAATTAAACCATCAATTGGTCTTCTTAAAATAGTACCAAGCTTAACATTGTGTTTTTTTGCTACTTTTTCAATAACATCTTTAGAGAAAAATGCAATAGAACCTACAAAATGTACAGGAACATCCTTTACTTGTTTATAAGTAAGCACTCTAGTTTTAAAGAAAACATTAATTCCTTTTTCAAGTACTTTATCTGTATAAGCAGTACGTTCATTTCTAAAAATAAACTCTGCAAAATGCGCTAAATAAGTATTAGGGTTGGTTTCCTTATATACATTTCTTTTTATTACATCAGGATCTACATCAAACTGACTTTCAAATTTCTTAGCACTTCTTTTAGGCATTCTTTTGTAATAATAGTCTCTAATTAACCTTTTTCCAAAATAATTACCACTTGCTTCATCCATTAAAATAAAGCCTAAAGAAGGAACGCCATTAACAACGTCTTTACCGTCAAAATAACTACTGTTTGATCCGGTTCCTAAAATACATACAATACCAGGTTCAGTTGTTACAGCATACGTTGCCGCATATGTATCTTCTTTAACCTCTACTATTGCATTAATAAAAAATGATTCAAATATTGACTTTAATAATGCAGTTGGTTTTTTTGTTCCACAACCAGCCCCATAGAAATACACATGTGTAATTTTCTCTTTATGAAATTGAAAATCCTCATTTTCTTCTATACGTTCTTGCAATAAATCACCTGGAAAAACGGCAGGATTTAAACCTGCAGTTCTAGTTTTAAGCACAACCACTCCTTTATCGTCCAATAAAATCCAATCGGCTTTTGTTGAACCTCCATCAGCTATTAGAATCATTTTTTATGAATTTAACTATGAATATAACTTATTATTTAACAGCATTAATGTATTCAGCTAAATCAACTAATTTAGTTGAATAACCATATTCATTATCATACCAAGAAATAATTTTTACAAAATTATCATTTAATCCAATACTTGCATTAGCATCAAATGTTGAAGTTTTAGATTCAGAAACAAAATCTTGAGAAACAACACCTTCTTCAGTGTATCCTAAAACACCTTTTAATTCGTTTTCTGAAGCTTTTTTAATTGCGGCTTTTACTTCTTCAAAAGGAACTCCTTTTTCTAAACGACAAGTTAAATCTACTACAGATACATCAACAGTTGGTACTCTAAATGCCATACCTGTTAATTTTCCGTTTAATTCTGGAATTACTTTTCCAACAGCTTTTGCTGCTCCTGTAGATGCAGGTACAATGTTATTTAATGAAGCACGACCTAATCTGAAATCTTTTCTAGATGGACCATCAACAGTAAATTGTGTTGCAGTTGCAGCGTGTACTGTAGTCATTAATCCTTCAACAATTCCGAAGTTATCGTTTAATACTTTAGCTATTGGAGCTAAACAGTTTGTAGTACAAGAAGCATTAGATACAATAGTATCAGCAGCTGTAATTTTATCATTGTTTACACCCATTACAAACATTGGTGCGTCTGCAGATGGTGCAGAAATAGCTACTTTTTTAGCTCCTGCTTTAATGTGTTTTCCAGCTCCTTCTAAGTTTGTAAAGATACCTGTACAGTCTAAAACTACATCAGCACCTACTTCATCCCATTTTAAATCTTCTGGATTACGTTCAGCAGTAATTCTAATTTCATTTCCGTTTACAACTAATTTACCATCTTTTACATCGATAGTTCCGTCAAATTGACCGTGAACTGAGTCATACTTTAATAAGTACGCTAAGTGATCTACAGCTAGTAAATCGTTAATTCCTACAACTTGTACATTTGGTCTACTAGCAGCTACTCTAAAAGCTAATCTACCGATTCTACCAAATCCGTTAATTCCAATTTTAATTGTTGACATATTTATTGTTTTTATCTATTAATCTATAATTTATACTGAAGTTATTTCAGCAACTTTTAATAATTCTTTATCTATATCGTTATTCATTTTAATAGCCTTGTTAAGACCAACTGTAGTAACTTGATTATTTGTAATACCAACCATAACACCAGATGATCTATCTAATAAATGTTCTACTGCTGCTACACCTAATCTACTTGCTAATACTCTATCTGAACAACTAGGGCTTCCTCCTCTTTGCATATGCCCTAAAACAGAAACTCTAATATCATAATCAGGGAAAATTTCTTTAATATGATCTCCTAATTCAAATACATTTTTACCAATTTTATCTCCTTCAGAAACTACAACAATACTTGAGGTTTTACCTCTTTCTCTACTTCCTCTAAGCGATTCAACTAGCCTGTCTAGGCCTAAATCTTTCTCTGGAATTAAAATTTCTTCAGCTCCAGCTCCAATTCCTGTATTTAATGCTATAAAACCAGCATCACGCCCCATAACTTCAATAAAAAATAATCTATTATGAGAACTTGCAGTGTCTCTAATTTTATCAATAACTTCTACCACAGTATTTAATGCAGTATCGTAACCAATAGTTTTATCAGAACCATATATATCATTATCAATAGTACCAGGAATACCAATAACAGGAAAGTTAAATTCTTGTATAAATTTTAATCCTCCAGTAAAAGTTCCATCACCACCGATAATAACAAGCGCTCCAACACCTGCTTCTTTTAAATTGTCATAAGCTTTTTGCCTACCTTCTTCTGTTTTAAATTCTTTACATCGTGCAGATTTTAAAATAGTACCTCCTTTGTTAATAATATTACTAACATGTCTAGACGATAACTCTTCAAAGTCTGCATCAATTAGTCCTTGGTATCCTCTATAGACACCAACACAATCTACTCTGTAATACGTACAAGCTCTAACTACAGCTCGTATGGCAGCATTCATTCCAGGAGCATCCCCTCCAGACGTTAAAACTGCTATCTTATTTATTGGTTCATTCATAGGTTAAAATTAATTTACCAAAGGTACTTTGAAATGGAATTTTATCCTACAAAACCGTTTTTTTTTCACTAAAACGATTTCGCTATATTCCTCTGTAAATCAAGGGTTTCAACGCCTAATCTTGAAATTTTAATATTCTTATCCTCAGATATTTACAGTAAAAATAATTAAAATATTTTTGATACTCAATTCTTTTAAAAAATATTTTATTTTATAGCTTTAAAGAAACTTTTTAAAAAGTAAAAAAATACTTCTTTTACACGGCAAATCCATTCAATAAAAATGCATTGAATGGATTTATAAATAC includes the following:
- the pfkA gene encoding 6-phosphofructokinase, with translation MNEPINKIAVLTSGGDAPGMNAAIRAVVRACTYYRVDCVGVYRGYQGLIDADFEELSSRHVSNIINKGGTILKSARCKEFKTEEGRQKAYDNLKEAGVGALVIIGGDGTFTGGLKFIQEFNFPVIGIPGTIDNDIYGSDKTIGYDTALNTVVEVIDKIRDTASSHNRLFFIEVMGRDAGFIALNTGIGAGAEEILIPEKDLGLDRLVESLRGSRERGKTSSIVVVSEGDKIGKNVFELGDHIKEIFPDYDIRVSVLGHMQRGGSPSCSDRVLASRLGVAAVEHLLDRSSGVMVGITNNQVTTVGLNKAIKMNNDIDKELLKVAEITSV
- a CDS encoding BadF/BadG/BcrA/BcrD ATPase family protein; translation: MILIADGGSTKADWILLDDKGVVVLKTRTAGLNPAVFPGDLLQERIEENEDFQFHKEKITHVYFYGAGCGTKKPTALLKSIFESFFINAIVEVKEDTYAATYAVTTEPGIVCILGTGSNSSYFDGKDVVNGVPSLGFILMDEASGNYFGKRLIRDYYYKRMPKRSAKKFESQFDVDPDVIKRNVYKETNPNTYLAHFAEFIFRNERTAYTDKVLEKGINVFFKTRVLTYKQVKDVPVHFVGSIAFFSKDVIEKVAKKHNVKLGTILRRPIDGLIEYHREKLKLEEV
- a CDS encoding UDP-N-acetylmuramoyl-tripeptide--D-alanyl-D-alanine ligase; its protein translation is MKIEQLYSLYTQSYLVDTDTRNIRKGSIFFALKGANFNGNKFAKEALNSGASYAVIDEKEYQNNSNTILVDNVLETLQKLAKYHREQLRIPIISLTGSNGKTTTKELINCVLSKKYKTTATTGNLNNHIGVPLTLLTIQPTTEIGIIEMGANHLNEINFLCHIVKPNFGLITNFGKAHLEGFGSIEGVIKAKSELYNFLKETKETAFINSDDTEQLKQSKNINSVIFNNSKIKFIEVNPFVKVQFQNTNIQSKLIGKYNFNNISAAIAIGNYFKVPLKDIKDAIENYEPTNNRSQIINKGSLKIILDAYNANPSSMKAALENFSLLKDSQKVVILGDMFELGETSTKEHQQIADYANSLNFDKLILIGKAFSTIIAKNALTYTCFEDFETSNKDLNLKNTSLLIKGSRGMALERVLNLF
- the gap gene encoding type I glyceraldehyde-3-phosphate dehydrogenase, with product MSTIKIGINGFGRIGRLAFRVAASRPNVQVVGINDLLAVDHLAYLLKYDSVHGQFDGTIDVKDGKLVVNGNEIRITAERNPEDLKWDEVGADVVLDCTGIFTNLEGAGKHIKAGAKKVAISAPSADAPMFVMGVNNDKITAADTIVSNASCTTNCLAPIAKVLNDNFGIVEGLMTTVHAATATQFTVDGPSRKDFRLGRASLNNIVPASTGAAKAVGKVIPELNGKLTGMAFRVPTVDVSVVDLTCRLEKGVPFEEVKAAIKKASENELKGVLGYTEEGVVSQDFVSESKTSTFDANASIGLNDNFVKIISWYDNEYGYSTKLVDLAEYINAVK